A region from the Serinibacter arcticus genome encodes:
- a CDS encoding sugar phosphate isomerase/epimerase family protein, with product MIPAYGTNGLTDHRLDDALRLLADLGYGGVALTLDHAHLDPFAPDVAARVRHVAGALEAAGLAVVIETGARYLLDPRHKHHPTLVSDTGRERRTDLLLRAVDIAVDLGSPVVHLWSGILPDGVSDAVAWDRVLTTLDPVIDAAERAGVTLAVEPEPGMFLERAADVDELLRRAGRPERLRMTLDLGHLTCNEEDPVAVVRTHGARVVHVQVDDMRPGVHEHLELGDGDVDLPPLLRALADAGYDGLLSVELARHNHAAPRVATSSLAALRLAAGRAGVALGGPREAGTTTTSRRTDA from the coding sequence GTGATCCCCGCCTACGGCACCAACGGTCTGACGGACCACCGGCTCGACGACGCGCTGCGCCTGCTCGCGGACCTCGGCTACGGCGGGGTGGCGCTCACGCTCGACCACGCCCACCTCGACCCGTTCGCGCCCGACGTCGCCGCCCGGGTGCGCCACGTCGCGGGGGCGCTGGAGGCGGCCGGCCTCGCCGTCGTCATCGAGACGGGGGCCCGCTACCTGCTCGACCCCCGCCACAAGCACCACCCCACCCTGGTCTCCGACACGGGCCGCGAGCGGCGCACGGACCTGCTGCTGCGCGCCGTCGACATCGCGGTGGACCTCGGGTCCCCCGTGGTGCACCTGTGGTCGGGGATCCTTCCCGACGGGGTGTCCGACGCCGTGGCGTGGGACCGCGTGCTCACCACCCTGGACCCGGTGATCGACGCCGCGGAACGCGCGGGCGTCACGCTCGCCGTCGAGCCCGAGCCGGGCATGTTCCTGGAGCGGGCGGCCGACGTCGACGAGCTCCTCCGGCGCGCCGGCCGCCCGGAGCGGCTCCGGATGACGCTCGATCTCGGTCACCTGACGTGCAACGAGGAGGACCCGGTCGCCGTCGTGCGCACCCACGGGGCCCGGGTGGTCCACGTGCAGGTGGACGACATGCGGCCCGGGGTGCACGAGCACCTCGAGCTGGGCGACGGCGACGTCGACCTGCCCCCGCTGCTGCGCGCGCTCGCCGACGCGGGCTACGACGGGCTGCTGAGCGTCGAGCTCGCCAGGCACAACCACGCCGCGCCCCGGGTCGCCACCAGCTCCCTCGCCGCCCTCCGCCTGGCCGCCGGCCGGGCCGGGGTGGCGCTCGGAGGCCCGCGCGAGGCTGGAACGACGACGACGTCGAGGAGGACGGACGCATGA
- a CDS encoding inositol-3-phosphate synthase, with product MWFVGARGSVAATATVGLLALQRGIVPPTGMVTELPELEGAGLAPLGSLLVGGHDVAEHTVAEQASALARTGVLPHGLVELLADDLAEVDARIRPGAGRDLPQRRAADQLVADLAAFRQEHDLERVVVVDVSSTEPPTPPSAALEDLEELERQLDAGLSPLPVSSLYAYAAFRAGCPLAAFTPSSGPACGALEALAREVGTPWAGRDGKTGETLVKSALAPMFGRRALKVNSWTAMNILGGGDGRTLADPETALSKTTTKGLTVSKILGYPVEGPVRIDYVADQGDWKTAWDHVSFEGFLGTRMTMQFTWQGADSVLAAPLVLDLARLLARAHDAGERGPLPALGFFFKEPIAADTHALDEQWHALTAWVAALPAPVAAAGQAQAPAQAPRTTA from the coding sequence GTGTGGTTCGTCGGAGCCCGCGGCTCCGTCGCCGCCACCGCGACCGTCGGTCTGCTCGCCCTCCAGCGAGGCATCGTCCCGCCGACCGGGATGGTCACCGAGCTCCCTGAGCTCGAGGGCGCAGGCCTCGCCCCCCTGGGCTCGCTGCTCGTCGGGGGCCACGACGTCGCCGAGCACACCGTGGCCGAGCAGGCGAGCGCGCTCGCGCGGACCGGAGTCCTGCCGCACGGCCTCGTCGAGCTGCTCGCCGACGACCTCGCCGAGGTCGACGCCCGCATCCGGCCCGGCGCGGGCCGCGACCTCCCGCAGCGGCGGGCCGCCGACCAGCTCGTGGCCGACCTGGCCGCGTTCCGCCAGGAGCACGACCTCGAGCGCGTCGTCGTGGTCGACGTCTCCAGCACGGAGCCGCCCACGCCGCCGTCCGCCGCGCTCGAGGACCTCGAGGAGCTCGAGCGTCAGCTCGACGCCGGCCTCTCCCCGCTGCCGGTCAGCTCGCTCTACGCCTACGCCGCGTTCCGCGCCGGCTGCCCGCTCGCCGCCTTCACCCCGAGCAGCGGTCCGGCGTGCGGCGCCCTCGAGGCGTTGGCGCGCGAGGTCGGCACACCGTGGGCCGGCAGGGACGGCAAGACGGGCGAGACCCTCGTGAAGTCGGCGCTCGCCCCGATGTTCGGTCGCCGCGCCCTCAAGGTGAACTCGTGGACCGCGATGAACATCCTCGGCGGCGGGGACGGCCGGACGCTCGCCGATCCGGAGACGGCCCTCAGCAAGACCACGACCAAGGGGCTGACCGTCTCCAAGATCCTGGGCTACCCGGTGGAGGGGCCCGTGCGCATCGACTACGTCGCGGACCAGGGCGACTGGAAGACTGCCTGGGACCACGTGTCCTTCGAGGGCTTCCTCGGGACCCGGATGACGATGCAGTTCACGTGGCAGGGCGCCGACTCCGTCCTCGCGGCCCCGCTCGTGCTCGACCTCGCGCGCCTGCTGGCCCGGGCGCACGACGCGGGCGAGCGCGGCCCGCTCCCGGCGCTCGGCTTCTTCTTCAAGGAGCCGATCGCGGCCGACACCCACGCCCTCGACGAGCAGTGGCACGCGCTCACCGCCTGGGTGGCGGCGCTGCCGGCCCCGGTCGCAGCTGCGGGCCAGGCCCAGGCCCCGGCACAGGCGCCGCGGACCACGGCGTGA
- a CDS encoding EboA domain-containing protein, with protein sequence MTTTTTLNTERLTEQRARVRTDPGVLPVLFAAAARTLGRGPGPTTGEEDPDGLLHARLEDLGRRELLLAWRPVAGSPEQAVEVLADLYHHGDSDERRAVLRALPDLDLGAAALDLVRDALRTNDTRLVAAAVGPYGGAHLPEPEWRHAVLKCLFVGVPLAAVDGLDERTDPELVRMAAGLAAEREAAGRVVSEDTRRLLSAPTTSGSIPSEKE encoded by the coding sequence ATGACCACCACGACCACCCTGAACACCGAGCGACTGACCGAGCAGCGCGCGCGGGTGCGGACGGATCCGGGCGTGCTCCCGGTGCTGTTCGCGGCCGCGGCGCGCACGCTGGGCCGCGGTCCGGGCCCGACGACCGGCGAGGAGGATCCCGACGGACTGCTGCACGCCCGGCTGGAGGACCTCGGGCGCCGCGAGCTGCTGCTCGCCTGGCGACCCGTCGCCGGCTCGCCGGAGCAGGCCGTCGAGGTCCTGGCGGACCTGTACCACCACGGCGACAGCGACGAGCGCCGCGCCGTGCTGCGCGCGCTGCCCGACCTCGATCTCGGAGCGGCCGCCCTCGACCTGGTGCGCGACGCGCTCCGCACGAACGACACGCGGCTGGTCGCGGCCGCCGTCGGCCCGTACGGCGGGGCCCACCTGCCCGAGCCGGAGTGGCGCCACGCGGTGCTGAAGTGCCTGTTCGTCGGGGTCCCGCTCGCCGCCGTCGACGGTCTCGACGAGCGGACCGACCCCGAGCTCGTCCGGATGGCGGCGGGCCTGGCCGCCGAGCGCGAGGCCGCCGGCCGCGTCGTCTCCGAGGACACCCGCCGCCTCCTGTCCGCCCCCACCACCTCCGGGTCCATCCCCTCCGAGAAGGAGTGA
- a CDS encoding SCO3242 family prenyltransferase produces the protein MTPRRPTAADLVELVRLPAVLSVPGDALAGAAASGWPAGRRTAVAPAAASCLYLAGMALNDYSDRELDAHERPERPIPSGRVTPGTALALAGGLTGAGLLLATGLGRRGFGVAAALAATVWTYDLVAKPTPLGPAVMGLARGLDVMLGACGDRAAVPTALATGAHTVAVTALARGEVHGSSPVVAWSAVATTAGVAGATVAGSLVGDHRPSWPDRAVTAGFAALYGVTVGRAQVAAAASPDAVTVRSATRTGIGGLLPLQAAQLAAAAAPAVGLVLVAAAPLLRSLARRVATT, from the coding sequence GTGACTCCGCGCCGACCCACGGCGGCGGACCTCGTCGAGCTCGTCCGGCTGCCCGCCGTCCTCTCGGTCCCCGGTGACGCCCTCGCCGGTGCCGCGGCGTCGGGCTGGCCGGCCGGTCGCCGGACGGCCGTCGCGCCGGCCGCCGCGTCCTGCCTCTACCTCGCCGGGATGGCGCTGAACGACTACTCCGACCGCGAGCTCGACGCGCACGAGCGCCCGGAGCGCCCGATCCCGTCCGGACGCGTCACCCCCGGCACCGCGCTCGCGCTCGCGGGCGGCCTGACGGGGGCGGGGCTGCTGCTCGCCACCGGTCTCGGCCGCCGGGGGTTCGGCGTCGCGGCCGCGCTGGCGGCGACCGTGTGGACGTACGACCTCGTGGCGAAGCCGACCCCGCTCGGCCCGGCCGTGATGGGCCTCGCCCGCGGCCTCGACGTGATGCTCGGGGCGTGCGGCGACCGCGCGGCCGTCCCGACGGCGCTCGCGACCGGGGCCCACACGGTCGCCGTGACCGCGCTCGCCCGCGGCGAGGTGCACGGCTCGAGCCCGGTCGTCGCGTGGTCGGCGGTGGCGACGACGGCGGGGGTGGCCGGTGCGACCGTCGCCGGTTCGCTCGTCGGGGACCACCGACCCTCCTGGCCGGACCGTGCGGTGACAGCCGGGTTCGCCGCCCTGTACGGCGTCACCGTGGGGCGTGCCCAGGTGGCCGCGGCGGCCTCGCCCGACGCGGTCACGGTCCGCAGCGCCACCCGCACCGGGATCGGCGGCCTCCTGCCGCTGCAGGCCGCGCAGCTCGCGGCGGCCGCGGCCCCCGCGGTCGGCCTCGTGCTCGTGGCGGCGGCCCCGCTCCTGCGCAGCCTCGCCCGCCGGGTGGCGACGACGTGA
- a CDS encoding TatD family hydrolase: MRIFDPHIHMTSRTTDDYRAMYDAGVRAVTEPAFWLGQPRTSVDSFLDYFDGLLGWERFRASRFGIAHHATIGLNPKEANDPRCIGVLEKLPRYLAKDGVVAVGETGFDSMTPEEEHAFVRQLELAGEHELPVLVHTPHRDKEAGTLRTLEIVAQSGLAPADVVVDHLNERTVDVVLDSGAWAGFSIYPDTKMSPDRMVSILQRVGLDRILVNSAADWGHSDPLTTHHTGTAMLAAGFTDDDVDRVLWRNPVEFYGRSGRLVLQEPGSDAAPATEFAGNSLARGEAIG, from the coding sequence GTGCGCATCTTCGATCCCCACATCCACATGACCTCGCGCACCACCGACGACTACCGCGCCATGTACGACGCCGGGGTCCGGGCCGTCACCGAGCCCGCGTTCTGGCTGGGCCAGCCGCGCACGTCCGTCGACTCGTTCCTGGACTACTTCGACGGCCTGCTCGGCTGGGAGCGGTTCCGGGCCTCCCGGTTCGGGATCGCCCACCACGCGACGATCGGCCTGAACCCCAAGGAGGCCAACGACCCGCGCTGCATCGGCGTGCTCGAGAAGCTCCCGCGGTACCTCGCCAAGGACGGCGTGGTCGCCGTCGGCGAGACGGGGTTCGACTCCATGACGCCGGAGGAGGAGCACGCGTTCGTGCGCCAGCTGGAGCTGGCGGGCGAGCACGAGCTCCCCGTGCTCGTGCACACGCCGCACCGCGACAAGGAGGCGGGCACGCTGCGCACGCTCGAGATCGTGGCGCAGTCGGGGCTCGCCCCGGCCGACGTCGTCGTGGACCACCTCAACGAGCGGACGGTCGACGTCGTGCTCGACTCGGGCGCCTGGGCGGGCTTCTCGATCTACCCGGACACGAAGATGTCCCCGGACCGGATGGTGTCGATCCTGCAGCGCGTGGGTCTCGACCGGATCCTGGTCAACTCGGCCGCCGACTGGGGGCACAGCGACCCGCTGACCACGCACCACACAGGCACGGCGATGCTCGCGGCCGGGTTCACCGACGACGACGTCGACCGCGTCCTGTGGCGCAACCCGGTGGAGTTCTACGGCCGCAGCGGGCGGCTGGTGCTCCAGGAGCCGGGGTCCGACGCCGCCCCGGCGACCGAGTTCGCCGGCAACTCCCTGGCGCGCGGGGAGGCGATCGGCTGA